TTTCGGCAACAGATAGTAGAGGAGATGTGGTTGTTATGCGTTTAGCAGAAATGTATTACATTAAGGCAGAAGCAGAGGCACGTCAGTCTAAAGAAGCTCAAGCAAGAGAAACCCTCAATAAAATAATGATAACAAGAGATCCTGATTACAATACGGTTGCAACAGGTGATGCTTTGATAAATGAGGTAATGCGTAATAAACGTATCGATTTATGGTTGGAGGGACAAAGATTCTTCGATATGAAACGATTAAAAGAAGTGCATAATAGAGTAAATTCAAAGAACATAACACGCTATTTACGAGGTTCTAGGAAGCAAACAGCAATTAATCGAAATTCAGGAGAATTTGTTCAAAATATTCCGACATCGCCAGATAGCAAGTATTGGCAATTTGCCATACCTTATGGTGAAATAAAAGGAAATCCGCTTTGTCAACAAAATGAATTATAATCCATTTCATAATACTAGATTTTATCACATATAATGATTGGGTTTCATATAAACTTACGAATAATAGCATAAATTTAAATGAAATTTTATGACAAGTGAGTCCGATGTAACATCGGACTCACTTTGTTTTTAATAAAATTTATCTTACTTGAAAACATTAAAATAAGATACGTATTTTTATGAAATTTCTTCACTAACAAACTTTGCTGTATAATGACGATAATTTTCAGATGATATATACTTTAATTTAGATGATTTTTCTTTAACCAAATTATGTAATATGATTTTTTGAAAATAGTACTATATTTTTTGTATATATCTTATTATCTTTGTGTTGAAGGTCATTTTCAAGCATTTGTTTTTATCGAATGACCTCTTATAAAAACAAAAGATACTTTATAATATAAAAAATATAATGTAGGTTTGTATAAATCTTATATATTTGCACTTTATCATTAGGTAGTAGAATGCAGAAAGTATTAGTGTACATTTTGTTTCTTAGTTTAGGAACCTCACTTTTAAAGGCACAAAATCACGAGATAGGGGTGTTTTTAGGAGGTAGTAATCCTATTGCAGATGTTGGTAGAGGCGCATACGTTTATCCCAGTAAATTGGCTATAGGAGGCTTATATAAGTGGAATTTACACGATAGATTTTCGCTTCGGGCGCAGCTTATAAAAACTACTTTATTGGGTAATGACAAGCAGTCAGATGTGATAGGAAGACAAATGAGAGGTTTTCGTTTTGAAAATCGGATAACCGAACTTATGGGTGGTTTCGAATATAATTTTTATTCTTTCAGTATGGATAAACTTTTGGACAGACCCATCACACCCTACTTGTTTTCGGGGATTAATTATTTTTGGTATGACGATTTGTTTTATGATACGACCTTTTCGTACAAATCGCTTCAAGCGGTGGTAACCTCTAAAAGAAGAGGGAGTTTTTCCATTCCAGTTATTGCGGGTATTAAAGCAAAGGTAGGGATGCGCTGGGTAATAGCCCTTGAGGTGGGTACGCGGTTCACTTTTGTAAATGACCTTGATGGAAGCTTTCCTAAAGATACTACCCGATTTTCTTTTGGAAACAAAAGTACCTATGATAAATATACTTTTGCTGGGTTAACCCTCACTTATACCTTTGGAGAAGATCCTTGTTATTGCAAATAAGAGAAAGAAAAATGAACAATTATATAGAACCGATAAAATTCCCCAATCATCTTGCCGTAATTATGGACGGTAATGGTCGTTGGGCTAAAAAACAAGGAATGCTTCGTGTTTTGGGGCACGAGAACGGAGCAAAATCGGTAGAACAGACCATAGAATATTGTGTTGAAAATCAAATAAAATACGTTACTCTTTATGCCTTTTCAACCGAAAATTGGAATCGCCCTAAGCACGAAGTCAAAACCTTAATGGAGCTTTTGGTCAAGTTTCTTAAAAAGAAATACGATTTACTTGCCGAACATAATATCCGTCTCAATGCCATAGGTGATCTACAGCGTTTGCCTCAAAAAGTGGCTGAGGTTTTGTTCGGAACTATTGAGAAATTAAAAAATAATACTGGAACCGTAGTTACGTTGGCTTTAGGATACGGAGCTCGTGAAGAGCTTGTTCGTGCTGTAAAAAATATGGTTTCTGATGTTAATAATCGTAAAATAACAGCAGAAAGTATTGATGAATCCCTCGTAAATAGATACCTTTACACTTTTGATTTGCCCGATGTGGATTTGCTCATACGAACCAGTGGAGAGTGTCGCATCAGTAATTTTTTGCTTTGGCAGATTGCCTATGCCGAATTGTATTTCACTGATGTACTTTGGCCTGATTTTACTAAAGAACATTTACATCAAGCCGTATTAGATTATCAAAAAAGAGAGAGAAGATTTGGAAAAACAAGTGAACAACTCAAATAAAATTATGTCATTGAAGAAATTTTTGTCTGTAATACTACTTAGTTTTGTAGGAATTGTAAGTGCACAAGAAGAAAGATTGTCATTGGAAGATGGAAAAAAATACGTTATTGGCGGTATTGAAGTTACTGGAGCCAAACGATATAACGAACAAACCATCTTAACTACTTCAGGGCTTAAAGTAGGCGACCAAATTATTATCCCTGGAGAAAAATTTAGTAGTATAATCCAAAAATTATGGGGATATAAACTTTTTAGTGACATCAATATCTACATACAGCGTATTGAAGGAAATACCGTGTTTTTGGAGTTAGCTATCAAGGAAATTCCTTCACTGACTGATGTAACCATCACTGGAGTGCGTAGCAAAAAAGGAGAGACCATCATTAAAGATGCTGAGCTTAAGAAAGGTGCTAAAGTCAATGAAAGTTTTATTTCCAATACCAAATATTACATCACCAACAAATACAAAAAAGAAGGGTATTTGAATACCAAAGTTACCATCGATACCAAAGTAGATACTACTGATGCTAACGGAGTTAAAATGCTGATACACATTGATAGAGGTGACAAAGTTAAGATAGGAAATATTGCTTTTGAAGGCAATGAAAAATTTTCTGATGCCAAATTACGTCGTAAACTTAAAAAGACAAAGCAACGTACTCTTGGGCGATTTTGGAAACGCTCTAAATATGTCGCTAATCAGTATAGTGAAGATTTAGTTTCGCTAATTGATTTTTACAAAGAAAATGGGTATCGTGATGCTAGAGTAATTAGTGATACACTAATGTATGCTGATAATGGAGATGTTAATTTGAAAATTAAATTGGCTGAAGGGGATCGCTATTATTTTGGAGATATCCGATTTTTAGGAAATTCAGTATATAATGATCGTATTTTACACCAAATATTAGGGATTAAAAAAGGTGATGTTTACAATGGGGTACTGCTCAAAAAGCGTGTACAAGATAATTCCAAACCCGATTCTGACGATATTGCTAACTTATATCAAAATAGTGGTTATCTATTCTCACAAATTCATCCAGTGGAAACTTCAGTGGTAAACGATACCATCAATTTTGAGATACGAATAATAGAGGGTAAACCTGCTTACTATAACAAAATTTCGGTGGTGGGTAACGAAAGAACTAATGACCACGTGCTGTATCGGGATATTCGAACTCGCCCAGGTTATTTGTACACCAAAGATGCCGTGGTGCGTACTGTTCGTGAGCTTAGCCAAATGGGAATTTTTGATGCTCAAAATATCAGCCCTGACTTTAAAAATGCTGACCCTAATGCGGGAACAGTTGATATTGAATACAATGTGACAGAGTCTGGTTCCAGCCAAATTGAATTGCAAGGAGGTTATGGTGGAGGAAGTTTTATTGGTACTTTGGGGCTTTCGTTTAATAATTTCTCCATTCGTAATCTTTTTAACAAAAAAGCATACACCCCTGTACCTATGGGAGATGGACAAAGTCTAGCATTGCGTTTACAAGCGAGTCGTTTTTACAACACATATAGTTTTTCTTTCTCTGAACCTTGGTTAGGAGGCAAACAACCTGTGCAATTTTCAGCATCGCTGTCAAGAACAGAGCAATACGGGTATAGTGCTTATTCTTACGATGTTGACCGAGGAAAAAAATTCATTATTCACGGGGTAATGGTAGGTCTTGCCAAGCGTTTGCGCGTTCCTGATGATTATTTTCAGATTTCACATACACTTAGTTTCCAGCATTATAACTTGAAAAATTATTATAATACAGGGTTGTTTACCTTTGGAGATGGAAATTCTAACTCTTTGGCTTATACCATAGGACTTTCCAGAAACTCTAGCGGTCCGAATCCTATTTTCCCAATGACGGGAAGTAATTTTAGCGTAAGTGCTAAACTGACTCCGCCATATTCGCTGTTTAATAAAGTGGATTACAACGATTTGATGGAGCAAAGAAGTAAGGCACAAGCCGAAAATAACACTACTCAAATTCGAGAAATTGACCAAGAACGTTTTCGTTGGTTGGAATTTTTCAAAATCAAAGCCAGTGGAGTTTGGTACACCAATATCATTGATAAATTGGTGTTGAAAACAGGGGCAGATTTCGGATACTTAGGGGCTTATAATAAAGACAGGGGCGTAATCCCTTTTGAAAGATTCTTTATGGGAGGAGACGGACTTGGGTATTATGCCTTAGACGGACGTGAAAACATACAATTACGAGGTTATGAAAACCAGTCATTATCTACCTCTGATGACGGAGATGCTGTGTTTAATAAATTTTCACTCGAATTGCGCTATCCTATCACTTTGAAACCGATGGCTTCCATTTACGGCTTGGTTTTTGCTGAAGGAGGAAATGCCTACACAGGTTTTTCTAAGTTTAATCCCTTTGAATTGAAGCGTTCGGCAGGATTAGGATTGCGTATTTTTATGCCTCAGTTTGGTATGCTCGGAATTGATTTTGGGTATGGTTTCGATAATCAAGTTGGGCGTATCGGACCCAGCGGATGGCAAACACACTTTATTTTTGGACAACAATTTTAATTTTGGCACGATATTTTCTTAATCACTTTTGAAATGAAAAAACAAGTCATACATAGCGTTGTATTTTTGCTTTTGGCAACCACTGGTTTGTTCGCTCAAAAGAATATGCGAATCGGTTACGTGGATATGGATTTCATTTTAGAAAACGTAGAAGAGTACAAAATAGCCAGTGCCCAGTTTGCCCAGCAAGTTGAGCAATGGGAGGCTGAAATTGAAAAGAGAAAAACTAAAATTGAAGCCGAGAAAAACAAATTGGAAGCCGAAAAACCGCTTCTAACTCCAGAACTCATAAAAGATAGGGAGCAGGAAATTGCTATTTTGGAACACAATTTGAGAGTATATCAGCAAGAAAAATTTGGAGCAGAAAATGGCGAGTACGTCAAGCAAAAATTTATGTTAGCAAAACCCATTCAAGACCAAGTTTTTAATGCAGTACAAGAAATAGGTAAACTCAAAAAATATGATTTTATCTTTGAAAAGAGTGATGTTTCAATGTTGTATTCAAATAATCAGCACAATTTGAGCCGATTGATACTTCGGGTAATCAATAAAAAAGAAAGCGCTGAGGATAGGAATAAAAGTATGGCAGAGCTTTTAAAAGAAAATTACGATTTCGAAGTGGTTGATGAAAAGGCTCAACGTAAAGCTGAAATTGAACAAGCGCGTCAGCAAAGAGCACAAGAACGTGAAAAACAGCGTGAGGCAGCACGTCAGCAACGTTTGCAAGAGCGCGAACAGAAAAAAAAGGAAGCTGAAGAACGTAAGAAAAAATTGGAAGAACAAAAAATAAACAAATAAACAAACTAAGATTATATTAACACTTTAATTTACACAGATGATGAGAAACATTAAAACTATTATGATTGCGTTTGCTCTTGTTTTTGGAGCAACTTCTATGGCAACAGCTCAAAGCAAAGTAGCTCATATTGATATGCAAAAACTTTTGCAAGAAATGCCAGAAATGAAAGCTGCTGAGGCACAACTTAAAAAATTAGAGCAAACCTACACAGCTGATATTCAAGCATCAATTAAAGAATTGCAAACTAAGGCACAAACATATCAGAATGAGGCGGCTGCTCTAAGCGAACAACAACTTAAAGCCAGAGAGGCTGAATTTTTGAAAAAATCAGAAGAAATTCAATCTATGGAAAACAACATCCGTCAAGCGCAACAAACCGCTCAGCAAGATTTGCAAAAGAAACAAGAGGAATTAGTAGAGCCTATTTTGAATAAAATCAAAAATGCGGTAGATAAAGTTGCTAAAGCACAAGGAGTTAACTACGTATTCAACTCAAGCTTAGGTTCAGG
This genomic window from Capnocytophaga canimorsus contains:
- a CDS encoding OmpH family outer membrane protein, giving the protein MMRNIKTIMIAFALVFGATSMATAQSKVAHIDMQKLLQEMPEMKAAEAQLKKLEQTYTADIQASIKELQTKAQTYQNEAAALSEQQLKAREAEFLKKSEEIQSMENNIRQAQQTAQQDLQKKQEELVEPILNKIKNAVDKVAKAQGVNYVFNSSLGSGLIVANGIDLYSSVKKELGF
- a CDS encoding isoprenyl transferase, which produces MEPIKFPNHLAVIMDGNGRWAKKQGMLRVLGHENGAKSVEQTIEYCVENQIKYVTLYAFSTENWNRPKHEVKTLMELLVKFLKKKYDLLAEHNIRLNAIGDLQRLPQKVAEVLFGTIEKLKNNTGTVVTLALGYGAREELVRAVKNMVSDVNNRKITAESIDESLVNRYLYTFDLPDVDLLIRTSGECRISNFLLWQIAYAELYFTDVLWPDFTKEHLHQAVLDYQKRERRFGKTSEQLK
- the porG gene encoding type IX secretion system protein PorG, encoding MQKVLVYILFLSLGTSLLKAQNHEIGVFLGGSNPIADVGRGAYVYPSKLAIGGLYKWNLHDRFSLRAQLIKTTLLGNDKQSDVIGRQMRGFRFENRITELMGGFEYNFYSFSMDKLLDRPITPYLFSGINYFWYDDLFYDTTFSYKSLQAVVTSKRRGSFSIPVIAGIKAKVGMRWVIALEVGTRFTFVNDLDGSFPKDTTRFSFGNKSTYDKYTFAGLTLTYTFGEDPCYCK
- the bamA gene encoding outer membrane protein assembly factor BamA — encoded protein: MSLKKFLSVILLSFVGIVSAQEERLSLEDGKKYVIGGIEVTGAKRYNEQTILTTSGLKVGDQIIIPGEKFSSIIQKLWGYKLFSDINIYIQRIEGNTVFLELAIKEIPSLTDVTITGVRSKKGETIIKDAELKKGAKVNESFISNTKYYITNKYKKEGYLNTKVTIDTKVDTTDANGVKMLIHIDRGDKVKIGNIAFEGNEKFSDAKLRRKLKKTKQRTLGRFWKRSKYVANQYSEDLVSLIDFYKENGYRDARVISDTLMYADNGDVNLKIKLAEGDRYYFGDIRFLGNSVYNDRILHQILGIKKGDVYNGVLLKKRVQDNSKPDSDDIANLYQNSGYLFSQIHPVETSVVNDTINFEIRIIEGKPAYYNKISVVGNERTNDHVLYRDIRTRPGYLYTKDAVVRTVRELSQMGIFDAQNISPDFKNADPNAGTVDIEYNVTESGSSQIELQGGYGGGSFIGTLGLSFNNFSIRNLFNKKAYTPVPMGDGQSLALRLQASRFYNTYSFSFSEPWLGGKQPVQFSASLSRTEQYGYSAYSYDVDRGKKFIIHGVMVGLAKRLRVPDDYFQISHTLSFQHYNLKNYYNTGLFTFGDGNSNSLAYTIGLSRNSSGPNPIFPMTGSNFSVSAKLTPPYSLFNKVDYNDLMEQRSKAQAENNTTQIREIDQERFRWLEFFKIKASGVWYTNIIDKLVLKTGADFGYLGAYNKDRGVIPFERFFMGGDGLGYYALDGRENIQLRGYENQSLSTSDDGDAVFNKFSLELRYPITLKPMASIYGLVFAEGGNAYTGFSKFNPFELKRSAGLGLRIFMPQFGMLGIDFGYGFDNQVGRIGPSGWQTHFIFGQQF
- a CDS encoding OmpH family outer membrane protein, with the protein product MKKQVIHSVVFLLLATTGLFAQKNMRIGYVDMDFILENVEEYKIASAQFAQQVEQWEAEIEKRKTKIEAEKNKLEAEKPLLTPELIKDREQEIAILEHNLRVYQQEKFGAENGEYVKQKFMLAKPIQDQVFNAVQEIGKLKKYDFIFEKSDVSMLYSNNQHNLSRLILRVINKKESAEDRNKSMAELLKENYDFEVVDEKAQRKAEIEQARQQRAQEREKQREAARQQRLQEREQKKKEAEERKKKLEEQKINK